One Stenotrophomonas oahuensis genomic region harbors:
- a CDS encoding FAD-dependent oxidoreductase, giving the protein MIAHAHRSLSIIGAGLAGSLLAILLSRQGWRITLYERRGDPRIADYESGRSINLALAERGRNALRQAGVEEEVMAKAVMMRGRMVHTRDGETQLQRYGRDDSEVIWSIHRKDLNHTLLQLAEDAGAQVHFHRRLHTVDFEAGYARFIDDRDDQPHDIRFDTLIGADGAGSALRAAMNRKHPLDERIEFLGHSYKELEIPPTEDGGFRIEANALHIWPRGQYMCIALPNDEGTFTVTLFLPNEGNPSFATTRTGAEAEALFARDFPDALPLIPHLRRDWEEHPPGLLGTLYLRQWHLAGRAVLLGDAAHAMVPFHGQGMNCAFEDCVALARHLQEQDSLEAAFAVFEAERKPNAEAIQQMALENYLEMRDRVADPAFQLQRELEQQLQARWPTRFVPHYTMVTFLHTPYAVALERTNLQRRILEDATAGHSTLEHIDWAALERIVHAQLPVLEGAH; this is encoded by the coding sequence TTGATCGCACACGCACACCGCTCCCTGAGCATCATTGGTGCCGGCCTGGCCGGTTCGCTGCTGGCCATCCTGCTGTCACGCCAGGGCTGGCGCATCACCCTGTATGAGCGCCGCGGCGACCCGCGCATTGCCGACTACGAGTCCGGCCGCTCAATCAACCTGGCGCTGGCCGAACGCGGCCGCAATGCGCTGCGTCAGGCCGGCGTTGAAGAAGAGGTCATGGCCAAGGCGGTGATGATGCGCGGCCGCATGGTGCACACCCGCGACGGTGAAACCCAGCTGCAGCGCTATGGCCGTGACGACAGCGAGGTGATCTGGTCGATCCACCGCAAGGATCTCAACCACACCCTCCTGCAGCTGGCCGAAGACGCGGGCGCGCAGGTGCACTTCCACCGCCGTCTGCATACGGTGGATTTCGAGGCCGGCTACGCCCGTTTCATCGACGACCGCGACGACCAGCCGCATGACATCCGCTTCGACACCCTGATCGGGGCCGACGGGGCCGGCTCGGCGCTGCGCGCGGCGATGAACCGCAAGCACCCGCTGGACGAACGCATCGAGTTCCTGGGTCATTCGTACAAGGAACTGGAGATTCCGCCCACAGAAGACGGCGGCTTCCGCATCGAAGCCAATGCCCTGCACATCTGGCCGCGCGGCCAGTACATGTGCATCGCCCTGCCGAACGACGAAGGCACCTTCACCGTCACCCTGTTCCTGCCCAACGAGGGCAACCCCAGCTTTGCCACCACCCGCACCGGGGCCGAGGCCGAAGCGCTGTTCGCGCGTGATTTCCCCGATGCGCTGCCGCTGATTCCGCACCTGCGCCGCGACTGGGAAGAGCATCCGCCCGGCCTGCTCGGCACGCTGTACCTGCGCCAGTGGCACCTGGCCGGCCGCGCCGTGCTGCTCGGTGATGCCGCGCATGCGATGGTGCCGTTCCACGGCCAGGGCATGAACTGCGCGTTCGAAGACTGCGTGGCGCTGGCCCGTCACCTGCAGGAACAGGATTCGCTGGAAGCGGCATTTGCGGTGTTCGAGGCCGAACGCAAGCCGAATGCGGAAGCGATCCAGCAGATGGCGCTGGAAAACTACCTGGAAATGCGTGACCGCGTTGCCGACCCCGCGTTCCAGCTGCAGCGCGAACTGGAACAGCAGTTGCAGGCACGCTGGCCGACCCGCTTCGTGCCGCACTACACCATGGTCACGTTTCTGCACACGCCGTATGCCGTGGCGCTGGAGCGCACCAACCTGCAGCGGCGCATTCTGGAGGACGCCACCGCCGGGCACAGCACGCTGGAACACATCGACTGGGCAGCGCTGGAACGCATCGTGCACGCGCAGCTGCCGGTGCTGGAGGGTGCGCACTGA
- the sbcB gene encoding exodeoxyribonuclease I encodes MAADSFLFYDLETFGQDPRRTRIAQFAAIRTDANLQVIDEPVSFYVKPADDVLPSPIATLITGITPQHALAEGVSEAEAFARINDLMARPGTCTLGYNTLRFDDEFVRHGLFRNFFDPYEREWRNGNSRWDLLDMLRLVHALRPDGIVWPQREDGATSFKLEHLATANEVRVGDAHEALSDVHATIGMARLFKHAQPRLWDYALKLRDKRFVGSLLDVDAAQPVLHISMRYPASRLCAAPVLPLARHPYINNRIIVLDLEGDIDGLLDLPAETLAARLYTRAADLAEGEQRVPLKEVHLNKVPALVAWNHLRPADHARLGIDVAAVEAAAERVRAVAAAVAEKVRQVFGGEREMAPSDVDASLYDGFLADGDKALMTRLRTSPPSELASYAARLRDPRMPELLFRYRARNHPETLDAAERQRWNDYRRQRLLCEPGLGEQTLPQYRAQIEALRAEHAAEPARLALLQQLTDWGNHLEQSL; translated from the coding sequence ATGGCGGCCGACAGCTTCCTGTTCTATGACCTGGAAACCTTCGGCCAGGACCCGCGCCGCACCCGCATCGCCCAGTTCGCTGCGATCCGAACCGACGCCAACCTGCAGGTCATCGATGAACCGGTGAGCTTCTACGTCAAGCCGGCCGACGATGTCCTGCCCTCGCCGATCGCCACGCTGATCACCGGCATCACCCCGCAGCACGCGCTGGCCGAAGGCGTGAGCGAGGCCGAGGCGTTCGCACGCATCAACGACCTGATGGCACGCCCGGGCACCTGCACCCTGGGCTACAACACGCTGCGCTTCGACGACGAGTTCGTGCGCCACGGCCTGTTCCGCAATTTCTTCGACCCCTACGAGCGCGAGTGGCGCAACGGCAATTCGCGCTGGGATCTGCTGGACATGCTGCGGCTGGTGCATGCGCTGCGCCCGGACGGCATCGTCTGGCCGCAGCGCGAGGATGGCGCGACCTCGTTCAAGCTGGAGCACCTGGCCACGGCCAATGAGGTGCGCGTGGGCGATGCGCATGAAGCGCTGTCGGACGTGCACGCCACCATCGGCATGGCGCGACTGTTCAAGCATGCGCAGCCGCGCCTGTGGGACTACGCACTGAAGCTGCGCGACAAGCGCTTTGTGGGCTCCCTGCTCGACGTGGATGCCGCGCAGCCGGTGCTGCACATTTCCATGCGCTACCCCGCGTCACGCCTGTGCGCGGCACCGGTGCTGCCGTTGGCGCGCCACCCGTACATCAACAACCGCATCATCGTGCTCGACCTGGAAGGCGACATCGACGGCCTGCTGGACCTGCCCGCTGAGACGCTGGCCGCACGCCTGTACACCCGGGCTGCTGATCTGGCCGAAGGCGAACAGCGGGTGCCGCTCAAGGAAGTGCATCTGAACAAGGTGCCAGCGCTGGTGGCGTGGAATCACCTGCGTCCGGCCGATCACGCACGCCTGGGCATCGATGTGGCCGCGGTGGAGGCAGCGGCCGAACGCGTCCGCGCCGTTGCAGCCGCAGTGGCTGAAAAGGTCCGCCAGGTGTTTGGCGGCGAACGGGAGATGGCTCCCAGCGACGTGGATGCCTCGCTGTATGACGGCTTCCTCGCCGACGGCGACAAGGCATTGATGACCCGCCTGCGCACCAGCCCGCCGAGCGAGCTGGCCAGCTATGCCGCGCGCCTGCGCGACCCGCGCATGCCTGAACTGCTGTTCCGCTACCGCGCACGCAACCACCCCGAGACCCTGGATGCGGCCGAGCGCCAGCGCTGGAACGACTACCGTCGCCAGCGTCTGCTCTGCGAACCCGGCCTGGGCGAGCAGACGCTGCCGCAGTACCGGGCGCAGATCGAGGCGCTGCGTGCCGAACACGCGGCCGAACCCGCCCGGCTGGCGCTGCTGCAGCAGCTGACCGACTGGGGCAATCATCTGGAGCAGAGCCTGTGA
- a CDS encoding DUF2461 domain-containing protein, with amino-acid sequence MSTYFTPASFTFLRGLARNNDKTWFNDHKDKYEAHVRQPFLRLITDLQPDLATVSPHFRSDPKTVGGSLFRIYRDARFSNDKSPYKSWQGARLFHERRKQVAAPSFYIHLQPGESFVGAGLWHPEPDTQRRIRHFIVDNPGAWKAAAHAPALRKRFDFEQSEMLVRAPRGFEPDFEFIDDLKHKNWVFWRPLEDAVMTGPKLRQTLAKDLTALGPFVDYLCAALDLEF; translated from the coding sequence GTGAGTACCTATTTCACCCCCGCCAGCTTCACCTTCCTGCGTGGACTGGCGCGCAACAACGACAAGACCTGGTTCAATGATCACAAGGACAAGTACGAGGCGCATGTGCGCCAGCCGTTCCTGCGCCTGATCACCGACCTGCAGCCGGACCTGGCCACGGTGAGCCCGCACTTCCGCTCCGACCCGAAAACGGTCGGCGGCTCGCTGTTCCGTATTTACCGCGATGCGCGCTTTTCCAACGACAAGTCGCCCTACAAGAGCTGGCAGGGTGCGCGCCTGTTCCATGAACGCCGCAAGCAGGTCGCGGCTCCTTCGTTCTACATCCACCTGCAGCCGGGCGAGAGCTTTGTTGGGGCCGGGCTGTGGCATCCCGAGCCGGATACCCAGCGCAGGATCCGCCATTTCATTGTCGACAACCCGGGGGCATGGAAGGCGGCGGCGCATGCGCCGGCGCTGCGGAAGCGCTTCGACTTCGAGCAGAGCGAGATGCTGGTGCGGGCTCCGCGCGGGTTCGAGCCGGACTTTGAGTTCATTGACGACCTGAAGCACAAGAACTGGGTGTTCTGGCGGCCGCTGGAGGATGCGGTGATGACCGGTCCGAAGCTGCGGCAGACCTTGGCCAAAGACCTTACTGCGCTGGGTCCGTTTGTGGATTATCTGTGTGCGGCGTTGGATCTGGAGTTTTGA
- a CDS encoding DUF2939 domain-containing protein, giving the protein MKKLIGIVVALAVLLAAYVVGGPYLTLRGLAQAVEQRDTSKLDRYVDFPMLRTNLRAQLDDYVVRRAGPDVQSNLVGALLLTAGQQLSGTAVDAMVTPTGIGALLEGHTLWKRASNDLESNDAYAPPKAARPLEGASHRFESTSRFTATTQTAQGAPVVFVLQRQGLSWKLVDIQLPLD; this is encoded by the coding sequence ATGAAGAAGCTGATTGGGATTGTGGTTGCACTGGCGGTGCTGCTGGCGGCCTATGTGGTCGGCGGGCCGTACCTGACCCTGCGTGGTCTGGCGCAGGCGGTTGAGCAGCGCGATACCTCCAAGCTGGACCGCTACGTGGACTTCCCGATGCTGCGCACCAACCTGCGCGCGCAGCTGGATGACTACGTGGTGCGGCGGGCCGGGCCGGATGTGCAGTCGAATCTGGTCGGAGCCCTGCTGCTCACCGCCGGACAGCAGCTGAGTGGCACCGCGGTGGATGCGATGGTGACGCCGACCGGAATCGGGGCGCTGCTGGAGGGGCATACGCTGTGGAAGCGGGCCAGCAATGACCTGGAAAGCAATGATGCCTATGCGCCGCCGAAGGCCGCTCGCCCCTTGGAGGGGGCCAGCCATCGGTTTGAGTCGACGTCACGGTTTACTGCGACCACGCAGACTGCACAGGGGGCACCGGTGGTGTTTGTGCTGCAGCGGCAGGGGTTGAGCTGGAAGCTGGTGGATATCCAGCTTCCGTTGGATTGA
- a CDS encoding 5'-nucleotidase, with protein sequence MGDNTPRLLTVAVTSRALFDLEEGHALFEAEGVDAYAEYQRKHEDDILRPGVAFPVVRKLLALNQGQSPESPRVEVILLSRNSADTGLRIFNSIQHYDLGIIRATFTAGEPTWPYVKPFGTDLFLSANPESVRRALRHGIAAATILPKPYDETLAAADQADLGRSRSQLRIAFDGDAVIFGDESERISREQGVEAFGRHERENAREPLSGGPFRNFLSALHTLQQVFPSGDDAPIRTALVTARSAPAHERVIRTLREWGVRLDEALFLGGRHKGPFLEAFGADIFFDDSQHNIDSARQHQSVAAGHVPHGVAND encoded by the coding sequence ATGGGCGACAACACCCCCCGCTTGCTGACCGTAGCCGTGACCTCACGTGCCCTGTTCGACCTGGAAGAGGGCCATGCCCTGTTCGAGGCCGAAGGCGTGGACGCCTATGCCGAGTACCAGCGCAAGCACGAGGACGACATCCTGCGCCCCGGCGTGGCCTTCCCGGTGGTGCGCAAGCTGCTGGCGCTCAACCAGGGCCAGTCGCCCGAGTCGCCGCGGGTGGAGGTCATCCTGCTGTCGCGCAACTCCGCCGACACCGGCCTGCGCATCTTCAACTCGATCCAGCATTACGACCTGGGCATCATCCGCGCCACCTTCACCGCCGGCGAGCCGACCTGGCCGTATGTGAAGCCGTTCGGCACCGATCTGTTCCTGTCGGCCAACCCCGAATCGGTGCGGCGCGCGCTGCGCCACGGCATCGCCGCGGCCACGATTCTGCCCAAGCCCTACGACGAAACCCTGGCCGCCGCTGACCAGGCGGACCTGGGCCGTTCACGCAGCCAGCTGCGCATTGCCTTCGACGGCGACGCGGTGATCTTCGGTGACGAAAGCGAGCGCATCTCGCGCGAGCAGGGCGTGGAAGCCTTTGGCCGGCATGAGCGCGAGAACGCCCGTGAGCCGCTCAGCGGCGGTCCGTTCCGCAACTTCCTGTCGGCGCTGCACACCCTGCAGCAGGTGTTCCCGTCCGGCGACGACGCACCGATCCGCACCGCGCTGGTCACTGCGCGTTCGGCTCCGGCGCATGAGCGGGTGATTCGTACGCTGAGGGAGTGGGGCGTGCGTCTGGACGAAGCGCTGTTCCTTGGCGGCCGCCACAAGGGTCCGTTCCTGGAAGCCTTCGGCGCGGACATTTTCTTCGACGATTCGCAGCACAACATCGACAGCGCCCGCCAGCACCAGAGCGTGGCCGCAGGTCATGTGCCGCATGGTGTGGCGAACGATTGA
- a CDS encoding NAD kinase — MSDTPRIAFLASTTEPAQQARAAMLARYGEHSPEDADVLCPLGGDGFMLQTLHRHGHLGKPVFGMKLGTVGFLMNQYRAEDDVPMRIALAEPANLRPLEMLALTESGTTTGSLAYNDVSLLRQTRQAAHIGVDLNGQERVSELIGDGVLVSTPAGSTAYNYSAHGPILPLGSHTIALTPLAPYRPRRWRGAILKADTEVRFRVLDPYKRPVSVTADSHETRDVVEVTIRESRERRVTLLFDPEHNLEDRILSEQFMF, encoded by the coding sequence ATGAGCGATACCCCCCGCATCGCCTTCCTGGCCAGTACCACCGAACCTGCACAGCAGGCCCGCGCGGCGATGCTGGCGCGCTACGGCGAGCATTCGCCCGAGGACGCCGACGTGCTTTGCCCGCTGGGCGGTGACGGCTTCATGCTGCAGACCCTGCACCGGCATGGGCACCTGGGCAAACCCGTGTTCGGGATGAAACTGGGCACGGTGGGCTTCCTCATGAACCAGTACCGGGCCGAAGACGACGTGCCGATGCGCATCGCGCTGGCCGAACCCGCCAACCTGCGGCCGCTGGAAATGCTGGCACTTACCGAGTCGGGCACCACCACCGGCTCGCTGGCCTACAACGACGTCTCGCTGCTGCGCCAGACCCGCCAGGCCGCGCATATCGGCGTCGACCTCAACGGCCAGGAACGGGTCAGCGAGCTCATCGGCGACGGTGTGCTGGTGTCCACGCCGGCCGGCAGTACCGCCTACAACTACTCGGCCCACGGGCCGATTCTGCCGCTGGGCTCGCATACCATCGCGCTCACCCCGCTGGCCCCGTATCGTCCCCGGCGCTGGCGCGGGGCCATCCTCAAGGCCGACACCGAAGTGCGCTTCCGCGTGCTGGATCCCTACAAGCGCCCGGTCAGTGTGACCGCCGATTCGCATGAAACCCGCGACGTGGTCGAGGTGACCATCCGCGAATCCCGCGAGCGCCGGGTGACCCTGCTGTTTGATCCGGAACACAACCTGGAAGACCGGATTCTCAGCGAACAGTTCATGTTTTGA